In Citrus sinensis cultivar Valencia sweet orange chromosome 4, DVS_A1.0, whole genome shotgun sequence, one DNA window encodes the following:
- the LOC102625188 gene encoding pullulanase 1, chloroplastic isoform X4 has protein sequence MSSPLFLSSAFSTANGHLPLLSPRPATCPSPGFASKPTLAPTATFFYRESVHPRFRCCCCCSSSSSSSSMPLELSTSASDQDDDLGDSLLYSRAYWVSESIIAWNVDVPDGSCYLYASRTAALSISYGGIQGADVEIELQEDKGGLPANVIEKFPHIRDYKAFKVPAGSDAKLLLKCQLAVGTYNSDRKCSDATGLQLPGILDELFSYDGPLGALYAEETVSLYLWAPTAQSVSACIYRDPLGGNPLEVVQLKENDGVWSIKGPKSWEGCYYVYEVSVYHPSALQIEKCYANDPYARGLSSDGRRTLLVNLDSDTLKPEGWDKLVYEKPDILSFSDISIYELHVRDFSVSDHTVHPDFRGGYLAFTLQNSAGVSHLKKLSNAGLTHVHLLPTFQFAGVDDRKENWKSVDAEVLEKLPPDSTEQQAQITAIQNDDGYNWGYNPVLWGVPKGSYASNPNGSCRTIEFRRMVQALNHIGLHVVLDVVYNHLQGSGPFDDNSVLDKVVPGYYLRRNSDGFIEHSTCMNNTASEHYMVERLIIDDLLCWAVNYKVDGFRFDLMGHIMKSTMMKAKHALHSLTKEIHGVDGSSIYIYGEGWDFGEVAKNGRGVNASQFNLSGTGIGSFNDRIRDAMLGGSPFGPPLQQGFVTGLLLQPNGHDHGTKAVEEQMLAAAKDHIQVGLAANLRDFQLTNSEGNKVKGSEVKTYDGTPVAYALCPTETISYVSAHDNETLFDVVSLKTPMGISVDERCRINHLATSIIALGQGIPFFHCGDEILRSKSLDRDSYNSGDWLNRIDFSYNSNNWGVGLPPKEKNEKNWPL, from the exons ATGTCATCGccactttttctttcttctgcATTTTCAACGGCCAACGGTCACCTCCCCCTACTTTCCCCTCGTCCTGCCACGTGTCCTTCTCCTGGTTTCGCCTCTAAACCAACACTTGCTCCTACTGCGACCTTCTTCTACAGAGAAAGTGTCCACCCTCGCTTtcgctgctgctgctgctgctcctCCTCCTCATCTTCCTCCTCTATGCCTCTTGAACTATCCACGTCAGCTTCTGATCAG GATGATGATTTGGGGGATAGCTTGTTATACTCGAGGGCGTACTGGGTTAGTGAATCCATAATCGCCTGGAATGTTGATGTCCCGGATGGCTCCTGCTACTTGTATGCTAGTAGAACTGCTGCCTTATCGATTTCGTATGGTGGGATTCAAG GTGCGGACGTTGAGATTGAGCTTCAAGAAGACAAAGGCGGCCTTCCAGCAAAT GTGATTGAAAAGTTTCCCCATATTCGAGATTACAAAGCTTTTAAGGTGCCTGCTGGTTCAGACGCCAAATTGCTCCTCAAATGCCAATTAGCAGTTGGTACTTACAATT CTGATAGGAAATGTAGCGATGCTACTGGGTTACAGTTACCTGGTATCCTGGATGAATTATTCTCATATGATGGTCCTCTTGGGGCACTTTATGCAGAAGAAACTGTGTCACTTTACCTTTGGGCTCCAACTGCTcaa TCAGTATCTGCTTGCATCTATCGAGATCCATTAGGTGGAAATCCTCTAGAAGTTGTTCAGCTCAAGGAGAATGATGGTGTTTGGAGTATTAAAGGCCCAAAAAGCTGGGAAGGTTGTTACTATGTGTATGAAGTATCTGTCTACCATCCAAGTGCATTGCAAATTGAGAAATGCTATGCAAATGATCCATATGCTAGAGG GCTTTCATCAGATGGTCGGCGAACACTGTTGGTCAATCTTGATTCTGATACTTTAAAACCAGAAGGATGGGATAAATTGGTGTATGAGAAACCTGATATACTTTCTTTCTCAGACATAAGTATTTATGAGTTGCATGTAAGGGACTTCAG TGTCAGCGACCACACTGTACATCCTGATTTCCGAGGCGGTTATCTGGCTTTCACTTTGCAG AACTCAGCAGGTGTAAGTCATCTAAAGAAATTATCCAATGCTGGTCTGACTCACGTCCATTTGCTTCCAACCTTCCAATTCGCCGGTGTTGATGACCGGAAGGAGAACTGGAAGAGTGTGG ATGCCGAGGTGCTGGAAAAATTACCACCTGATTCAACTGAGCAACAAGCTCAGATTACGGCTATTCAAAACGATGATGGGTATAACTGGGG GTACAATCCTGTTCTTTGGGGAGTTCCGAAAGGAAGCTATGCGAGTAACCCAAATGGTTCTTGCCGAACAATTGAGTTCAGAAGAATGGTTCAG GCTCTTAATCATATTGGCCTTCATGTTGTGTTGGATGTTGTCTACAATCATCTGCAAGGAAGTGGGCCTTTCGATGATAATTCTGTTCTCGATAAG GTTGTTCCAGGTTATTATCTGAGGAGGAACAGTGATGGCTTTATTGAGCACAGTACATGCATGAATAACACTGCTAGCGAGCATTATATGGTTGAACGTTTGATTATTGATGATCTTTTATGCTGGGCGGTCAATTATAAG GTTGATGGGTTTCGATTTGACCTTATGGGCCATATAATGAAAAGTACAATG ATGAAAGCAAAACATGCACTTCATAGCCTAACGAAGGAAATACATGGAGTTGATGGCTCAAGTATCTATAT ATATGGTGAAGGATGGGACTTTGGTGAAGTTGCTAAAAATGGACGCGGAGTAAATGCTTCACAGTTCAATCTTTCTGGGACTGGAATTGGAAG TTTTAATGATCGAATTCGAGATGCAATGCTTGGCGGATCTCCATTTGGCCCTCCTCTTCAGCAGGGGTTTGTTACAGGCTTATTGCTACAg CCTAATGGTCATGACCATGGTACGAAAGCTGTTGAAGAACAAATGCTAGCTGCAGCAAAAGACCACATCCAG GTTGGTTTGGCTGCAAACTTGAGGGATTTTCAGCTAACCAACAGTGAGGGAAACAAG GTTAAGGGATCAGAAGTTAAAACTTACGATGGGACACCTGTTGCTTATGCATTATGCCCTACTGAAACA ATTAGTTATGTTTCTGCTCATGACAATGAAACCCTGTTTGACGTTGTGAGTTTGAAG ACCCCGATGGGAATTTCAGTAGATGAAAGATGTAGGATAAATCATTTGGCAACAAGTATAATTGCACTTGGACAG GGAATACCATTTTTCCACTGTGGTGATGAGATCCTGCGCTCAAAGTCACTTGATCGTGATTCGTACAACTCTGGTGATTGGCTCAACAG GATAGACTTCAGTTACAATTCTAATAATTGGGGTGTTGGCCTCCCtccaaaagagaaaaatgagaagaaCTGGCCACTGTAA
- the LOC102625188 gene encoding pullulanase 1, chloroplastic isoform X5 yields MSSPLFLSSAFSTANGHLPLLSPRPATCPSPGFASKPTLAPTATFFYRESVHPRFRCCCCCSSSSSSSSMPLELSTSASDQDDDLGDSLLYSRAYWVSESIIAWNVDVPDGSCYLYASRTAALSISYGGIQGADVEIELQEDKGGLPANVIEKFPHIRDYKAFKVPAGSDAKLLLKCQLAVGTYNSDRKCSDATGLQLPGILDELFSYDGPLGALYAEETVSLYLWAPTAQSVSACIYRDPLGGNPLEVVQLKENDGVWSIKGPKSWEGCYYVYEVSVYHPSALQIEKCYANDPYARGLSSDGRRTLLVNLDSDTLKPEGWDKLVYEKPDILSFSDISIYELHVRDFSVSDHTVHPDFRGGYLAFTLQNSAGVSHLKKLSNAGLTHVHLLPTFQFAGVDDRKENWKSVDAEVLEKLPPDSTEQQAQITAIQNDDGYNWGYNPVLWGVPKGSYASNPNGSCRTIEFRRMVQALNHIGLHVVLDVVYNHLQGSGPFDDNSVLDKVVPGYYLRRNSDGFIEHSTCMNNTASEHYMVERLIIDDLLCWAVNYKVDGFRFDLMGHIMKSTMMKAKHALHSLTKEIHGVDGSSIYIYGEGWDFGEVAKNGRGVNASQFNLSGTGIGSFNDRIRDAMLGGSPFGPPLQQGFVTGLLLQPNGHDHGTKAVEEQMLAAAKDHIQVGLAANLRDFQLTNSEGNKVKGSEVKTYDGTPVAYALCPTETISYVSAHDNETLFDVVSLKTPMGISVDERCRINHLATSIIALGQGIPFFHCGDEILRSKSLDRDSYNSGDWLNRFEFACQHLQDRLQLQF; encoded by the exons ATGTCATCGccactttttctttcttctgcATTTTCAACGGCCAACGGTCACCTCCCCCTACTTTCCCCTCGTCCTGCCACGTGTCCTTCTCCTGGTTTCGCCTCTAAACCAACACTTGCTCCTACTGCGACCTTCTTCTACAGAGAAAGTGTCCACCCTCGCTTtcgctgctgctgctgctgctcctCCTCCTCATCTTCCTCCTCTATGCCTCTTGAACTATCCACGTCAGCTTCTGATCAG GATGATGATTTGGGGGATAGCTTGTTATACTCGAGGGCGTACTGGGTTAGTGAATCCATAATCGCCTGGAATGTTGATGTCCCGGATGGCTCCTGCTACTTGTATGCTAGTAGAACTGCTGCCTTATCGATTTCGTATGGTGGGATTCAAG GTGCGGACGTTGAGATTGAGCTTCAAGAAGACAAAGGCGGCCTTCCAGCAAAT GTGATTGAAAAGTTTCCCCATATTCGAGATTACAAAGCTTTTAAGGTGCCTGCTGGTTCAGACGCCAAATTGCTCCTCAAATGCCAATTAGCAGTTGGTACTTACAATT CTGATAGGAAATGTAGCGATGCTACTGGGTTACAGTTACCTGGTATCCTGGATGAATTATTCTCATATGATGGTCCTCTTGGGGCACTTTATGCAGAAGAAACTGTGTCACTTTACCTTTGGGCTCCAACTGCTcaa TCAGTATCTGCTTGCATCTATCGAGATCCATTAGGTGGAAATCCTCTAGAAGTTGTTCAGCTCAAGGAGAATGATGGTGTTTGGAGTATTAAAGGCCCAAAAAGCTGGGAAGGTTGTTACTATGTGTATGAAGTATCTGTCTACCATCCAAGTGCATTGCAAATTGAGAAATGCTATGCAAATGATCCATATGCTAGAGG GCTTTCATCAGATGGTCGGCGAACACTGTTGGTCAATCTTGATTCTGATACTTTAAAACCAGAAGGATGGGATAAATTGGTGTATGAGAAACCTGATATACTTTCTTTCTCAGACATAAGTATTTATGAGTTGCATGTAAGGGACTTCAG TGTCAGCGACCACACTGTACATCCTGATTTCCGAGGCGGTTATCTGGCTTTCACTTTGCAG AACTCAGCAGGTGTAAGTCATCTAAAGAAATTATCCAATGCTGGTCTGACTCACGTCCATTTGCTTCCAACCTTCCAATTCGCCGGTGTTGATGACCGGAAGGAGAACTGGAAGAGTGTGG ATGCCGAGGTGCTGGAAAAATTACCACCTGATTCAACTGAGCAACAAGCTCAGATTACGGCTATTCAAAACGATGATGGGTATAACTGGGG GTACAATCCTGTTCTTTGGGGAGTTCCGAAAGGAAGCTATGCGAGTAACCCAAATGGTTCTTGCCGAACAATTGAGTTCAGAAGAATGGTTCAG GCTCTTAATCATATTGGCCTTCATGTTGTGTTGGATGTTGTCTACAATCATCTGCAAGGAAGTGGGCCTTTCGATGATAATTCTGTTCTCGATAAG GTTGTTCCAGGTTATTATCTGAGGAGGAACAGTGATGGCTTTATTGAGCACAGTACATGCATGAATAACACTGCTAGCGAGCATTATATGGTTGAACGTTTGATTATTGATGATCTTTTATGCTGGGCGGTCAATTATAAG GTTGATGGGTTTCGATTTGACCTTATGGGCCATATAATGAAAAGTACAATG ATGAAAGCAAAACATGCACTTCATAGCCTAACGAAGGAAATACATGGAGTTGATGGCTCAAGTATCTATAT ATATGGTGAAGGATGGGACTTTGGTGAAGTTGCTAAAAATGGACGCGGAGTAAATGCTTCACAGTTCAATCTTTCTGGGACTGGAATTGGAAG TTTTAATGATCGAATTCGAGATGCAATGCTTGGCGGATCTCCATTTGGCCCTCCTCTTCAGCAGGGGTTTGTTACAGGCTTATTGCTACAg CCTAATGGTCATGACCATGGTACGAAAGCTGTTGAAGAACAAATGCTAGCTGCAGCAAAAGACCACATCCAG GTTGGTTTGGCTGCAAACTTGAGGGATTTTCAGCTAACCAACAGTGAGGGAAACAAG GTTAAGGGATCAGAAGTTAAAACTTACGATGGGACACCTGTTGCTTATGCATTATGCCCTACTGAAACA ATTAGTTATGTTTCTGCTCATGACAATGAAACCCTGTTTGACGTTGTGAGTTTGAAG ACCCCGATGGGAATTTCAGTAGATGAAAGATGTAGGATAAATCATTTGGCAACAAGTATAATTGCACTTGGACAG GGAATACCATTTTTCCACTGTGGTGATGAGATCCTGCGCTCAAAGTCACTTGATCGTGATTCGTACAACTCTGGTGATTGGCTCAACAG ATTCGAGTTTGCTTGTCAACATTTGCAGGATAGACTTCAGTTACAATTCTAA
- the LOC102625188 gene encoding pullulanase 1, chloroplastic isoform X1, with the protein MSSPLFLSSAFSTANGHLPLLSPRPATCPSPGFASKPTLAPTATFFYRESVHPRFRCCCCCSSSSSSSSMPLELSTSASDQDDDLGDSLLYSRAYWVSESIIAWNVDVPDGSCYLYASRTAALSISYGGIQGADVEIELQEDKGGLPANVIEKFPHIRDYKAFKVPAGSDAKLLLKCQLAVGTYNSDRKCSDATGLQLPGILDELFSYDGPLGALYAEETVSLYLWAPTAQSVSACIYRDPLGGNPLEVVQLKENDGVWSIKGPKSWEGCYYVYEVSVYHPSALQIEKCYANDPYARGLSSDGRRTLLVNLDSDTLKPEGWDKLVYEKPDILSFSDISIYELHVRDFSVSDHTVHPDFRGGYLAFTLQNSAGVSHLKKLSNAGLTHVHLLPTFQFAGVDDRKENWKSVDAEVLEKLPPDSTEQQAQITAIQNDDGYNWGYNPVLWGVPKGSYASNPNGSCRTIEFRRMVQALNHIGLHVVLDVVYNHLQGSGPFDDNSVLDKVVPGYYLRRNSDGFIEHSTCMNNTASEHYMVERLIIDDLLCWAVNYKVDGFRFDLMGHIMKSTMMKAKHALHSLTKEIHGVDGSSIYIYGEGWDFGEVAKNGRGVNASQFNLSGTGIGSFNDRIRDAMLGGSPFGPPLQQGFVTGLLLQPNGHDHGTKAVEEQMLAAAKDHIQVGLAANLRDFQLTNSEGNKVKGSEVKTYDGTPVAYALCPTETISYVSAHDNETLFDVVSLKTPMGISVDERCRINHLATSIIALGQGIPFFHCGDEILRSKSLDRDSYNSGDWLNRIDFSYNSNNWGVGLPPKEKNEKNWPLIRPRLADPSFKPQKSHILAALENFSDVLRIQYSSPLFRLRTANAIQERICFHNTGPSAVPGVIVMSIEDGHEGVPGLSQLDSNYSYIVVIFNSSPTEVSFVSPALQGKNLQLHPIQVKSVDEIVKNSSYEANSGCFVIPPRTTSVFVEPRAT; encoded by the exons ATGTCATCGccactttttctttcttctgcATTTTCAACGGCCAACGGTCACCTCCCCCTACTTTCCCCTCGTCCTGCCACGTGTCCTTCTCCTGGTTTCGCCTCTAAACCAACACTTGCTCCTACTGCGACCTTCTTCTACAGAGAAAGTGTCCACCCTCGCTTtcgctgctgctgctgctgctcctCCTCCTCATCTTCCTCCTCTATGCCTCTTGAACTATCCACGTCAGCTTCTGATCAG GATGATGATTTGGGGGATAGCTTGTTATACTCGAGGGCGTACTGGGTTAGTGAATCCATAATCGCCTGGAATGTTGATGTCCCGGATGGCTCCTGCTACTTGTATGCTAGTAGAACTGCTGCCTTATCGATTTCGTATGGTGGGATTCAAG GTGCGGACGTTGAGATTGAGCTTCAAGAAGACAAAGGCGGCCTTCCAGCAAAT GTGATTGAAAAGTTTCCCCATATTCGAGATTACAAAGCTTTTAAGGTGCCTGCTGGTTCAGACGCCAAATTGCTCCTCAAATGCCAATTAGCAGTTGGTACTTACAATT CTGATAGGAAATGTAGCGATGCTACTGGGTTACAGTTACCTGGTATCCTGGATGAATTATTCTCATATGATGGTCCTCTTGGGGCACTTTATGCAGAAGAAACTGTGTCACTTTACCTTTGGGCTCCAACTGCTcaa TCAGTATCTGCTTGCATCTATCGAGATCCATTAGGTGGAAATCCTCTAGAAGTTGTTCAGCTCAAGGAGAATGATGGTGTTTGGAGTATTAAAGGCCCAAAAAGCTGGGAAGGTTGTTACTATGTGTATGAAGTATCTGTCTACCATCCAAGTGCATTGCAAATTGAGAAATGCTATGCAAATGATCCATATGCTAGAGG GCTTTCATCAGATGGTCGGCGAACACTGTTGGTCAATCTTGATTCTGATACTTTAAAACCAGAAGGATGGGATAAATTGGTGTATGAGAAACCTGATATACTTTCTTTCTCAGACATAAGTATTTATGAGTTGCATGTAAGGGACTTCAG TGTCAGCGACCACACTGTACATCCTGATTTCCGAGGCGGTTATCTGGCTTTCACTTTGCAG AACTCAGCAGGTGTAAGTCATCTAAAGAAATTATCCAATGCTGGTCTGACTCACGTCCATTTGCTTCCAACCTTCCAATTCGCCGGTGTTGATGACCGGAAGGAGAACTGGAAGAGTGTGG ATGCCGAGGTGCTGGAAAAATTACCACCTGATTCAACTGAGCAACAAGCTCAGATTACGGCTATTCAAAACGATGATGGGTATAACTGGGG GTACAATCCTGTTCTTTGGGGAGTTCCGAAAGGAAGCTATGCGAGTAACCCAAATGGTTCTTGCCGAACAATTGAGTTCAGAAGAATGGTTCAG GCTCTTAATCATATTGGCCTTCATGTTGTGTTGGATGTTGTCTACAATCATCTGCAAGGAAGTGGGCCTTTCGATGATAATTCTGTTCTCGATAAG GTTGTTCCAGGTTATTATCTGAGGAGGAACAGTGATGGCTTTATTGAGCACAGTACATGCATGAATAACACTGCTAGCGAGCATTATATGGTTGAACGTTTGATTATTGATGATCTTTTATGCTGGGCGGTCAATTATAAG GTTGATGGGTTTCGATTTGACCTTATGGGCCATATAATGAAAAGTACAATG ATGAAAGCAAAACATGCACTTCATAGCCTAACGAAGGAAATACATGGAGTTGATGGCTCAAGTATCTATAT ATATGGTGAAGGATGGGACTTTGGTGAAGTTGCTAAAAATGGACGCGGAGTAAATGCTTCACAGTTCAATCTTTCTGGGACTGGAATTGGAAG TTTTAATGATCGAATTCGAGATGCAATGCTTGGCGGATCTCCATTTGGCCCTCCTCTTCAGCAGGGGTTTGTTACAGGCTTATTGCTACAg CCTAATGGTCATGACCATGGTACGAAAGCTGTTGAAGAACAAATGCTAGCTGCAGCAAAAGACCACATCCAG GTTGGTTTGGCTGCAAACTTGAGGGATTTTCAGCTAACCAACAGTGAGGGAAACAAG GTTAAGGGATCAGAAGTTAAAACTTACGATGGGACACCTGTTGCTTATGCATTATGCCCTACTGAAACA ATTAGTTATGTTTCTGCTCATGACAATGAAACCCTGTTTGACGTTGTGAGTTTGAAG ACCCCGATGGGAATTTCAGTAGATGAAAGATGTAGGATAAATCATTTGGCAACAAGTATAATTGCACTTGGACAG GGAATACCATTTTTCCACTGTGGTGATGAGATCCTGCGCTCAAAGTCACTTGATCGTGATTCGTACAACTCTGGTGATTGGCTCAACAG GATAGACTTCAGTTACAATTCTAATAATTGGGGTGTTGGCCTCCCtccaaaagagaaaaatgagaagaaCTGGCCACT AATAAGACCAAGATTGGCAGATCCATCCTTCAAGCCTCAAAAGAGTCACATCCTTGCTGCATTGGAGAACTTTTCAGATGTTTTACGTATTCAGTACTCTTCACCACTTTTTCGTTTGAGGACAGCAAATGCTATCCAG GAACGAATATGTTTTCATAATACTGGTCCCTCAGCCGTTCCTGGTGTTATTGTGATGAGCATTGAAGATGGCCATGAAGGTGTACCAGGGTTGTCCCAACTGGATTCTAA CTACTCTTACATTGTGGTGATCTTCAATTCAAGTCCAACTGAGGTCTCATTTGTCAGCCCTGCACTACAAGGAAAAAATCTTCAATTGCATCCTATACAG GTGAAATCAGTTGATGAAATAGTCAAGAACTCATCATATGAAGCAAACTCAGGATGCTTTGTGATACCCCCAAGGACAACATCTGTCTTTGTTGAGCCTCGGGCTACTTGA
- the LOC102625188 gene encoding pullulanase 1, chloroplastic isoform X3, translated as MSSPLFLSSAFSTANGHLPLLSPRPATCPSPGFASKPTLAPTATFFYRESVHPRFRCCCCCSSSSSSSSMPLELSTSASDQDDDLGDSLLYSRAYWVSESIIAWNVDVPDGSCYLYASRTAALSISYGGIQGADVEIELQEDKGGLPANVIEKFPHIRDYKAFKVPAGSDAKLLLKCQLAVGTYNSDRKCSDATGLQLPGILDELFSYDGPLGALYAEETVSLYLWAPTAQSVSACIYRDPLGGNPLEVVQLKENDGVWSIKGPKSWEGCYYVYEVSVYHPSALQIEKCYANDPYARGLSSDGRRTLLVNLDSDTLKPEGWDKLVYEKPDILSFSDISIYELHVRDFSVSDHTVHPDFRGGYLAFTLQNSAGVSHLKKLSNAGLTHVHLLPTFQFAGVDDRKENWKSVDAEVLEKLPPDSTEQQAQITAIQNDDGYNWGYNPVLWGVPKGSYASNPNGSCRTIEFRRMVQALNHIGLHVVLDVVYNHLQGSGPFDDNSVLDKVVPGYYLRRNSDGFIEHSTCMNNTASEHYMVERLIIDDLLCWAVNYKMKAKHALHSLTKEIHGVDGSSIYIYGEGWDFGEVAKNGRGVNASQFNLSGTGIGSFNDRIRDAMLGGSPFGPPLQQGFVTGLLLQPNGHDHGTKAVEEQMLAAAKDHIQVGLAANLRDFQLTNSEGNKVKGSEVKTYDGTPVAYALCPTETISYVSAHDNETLFDVVSLKTPMGISVDERCRINHLATSIIALGQGIPFFHCGDEILRSKSLDRDSYNSGDWLNRIDFSYNSNNWGVGLPPKEKNEKNWPLIRPRLADPSFKPQKSHILAALENFSDVLRIQYSSPLFRLRTANAIQERICFHNTGPSAVPGVIVMSIEDGHEGVPGLSQLDSNYSYIVVIFNSSPTEVSFVSPALQGKNLQLHPIQVKSVDEIVKNSSYEANSGCFVIPPRTTSVFVEPRAT; from the exons ATGTCATCGccactttttctttcttctgcATTTTCAACGGCCAACGGTCACCTCCCCCTACTTTCCCCTCGTCCTGCCACGTGTCCTTCTCCTGGTTTCGCCTCTAAACCAACACTTGCTCCTACTGCGACCTTCTTCTACAGAGAAAGTGTCCACCCTCGCTTtcgctgctgctgctgctgctcctCCTCCTCATCTTCCTCCTCTATGCCTCTTGAACTATCCACGTCAGCTTCTGATCAG GATGATGATTTGGGGGATAGCTTGTTATACTCGAGGGCGTACTGGGTTAGTGAATCCATAATCGCCTGGAATGTTGATGTCCCGGATGGCTCCTGCTACTTGTATGCTAGTAGAACTGCTGCCTTATCGATTTCGTATGGTGGGATTCAAG GTGCGGACGTTGAGATTGAGCTTCAAGAAGACAAAGGCGGCCTTCCAGCAAAT GTGATTGAAAAGTTTCCCCATATTCGAGATTACAAAGCTTTTAAGGTGCCTGCTGGTTCAGACGCCAAATTGCTCCTCAAATGCCAATTAGCAGTTGGTACTTACAATT CTGATAGGAAATGTAGCGATGCTACTGGGTTACAGTTACCTGGTATCCTGGATGAATTATTCTCATATGATGGTCCTCTTGGGGCACTTTATGCAGAAGAAACTGTGTCACTTTACCTTTGGGCTCCAACTGCTcaa TCAGTATCTGCTTGCATCTATCGAGATCCATTAGGTGGAAATCCTCTAGAAGTTGTTCAGCTCAAGGAGAATGATGGTGTTTGGAGTATTAAAGGCCCAAAAAGCTGGGAAGGTTGTTACTATGTGTATGAAGTATCTGTCTACCATCCAAGTGCATTGCAAATTGAGAAATGCTATGCAAATGATCCATATGCTAGAGG GCTTTCATCAGATGGTCGGCGAACACTGTTGGTCAATCTTGATTCTGATACTTTAAAACCAGAAGGATGGGATAAATTGGTGTATGAGAAACCTGATATACTTTCTTTCTCAGACATAAGTATTTATGAGTTGCATGTAAGGGACTTCAG TGTCAGCGACCACACTGTACATCCTGATTTCCGAGGCGGTTATCTGGCTTTCACTTTGCAG AACTCAGCAGGTGTAAGTCATCTAAAGAAATTATCCAATGCTGGTCTGACTCACGTCCATTTGCTTCCAACCTTCCAATTCGCCGGTGTTGATGACCGGAAGGAGAACTGGAAGAGTGTGG ATGCCGAGGTGCTGGAAAAATTACCACCTGATTCAACTGAGCAACAAGCTCAGATTACGGCTATTCAAAACGATGATGGGTATAACTGGGG GTACAATCCTGTTCTTTGGGGAGTTCCGAAAGGAAGCTATGCGAGTAACCCAAATGGTTCTTGCCGAACAATTGAGTTCAGAAGAATGGTTCAG GCTCTTAATCATATTGGCCTTCATGTTGTGTTGGATGTTGTCTACAATCATCTGCAAGGAAGTGGGCCTTTCGATGATAATTCTGTTCTCGATAAG GTTGTTCCAGGTTATTATCTGAGGAGGAACAGTGATGGCTTTATTGAGCACAGTACATGCATGAATAACACTGCTAGCGAGCATTATATGGTTGAACGTTTGATTATTGATGATCTTTTATGCTGGGCGGTCAATTATAAG ATGAAAGCAAAACATGCACTTCATAGCCTAACGAAGGAAATACATGGAGTTGATGGCTCAAGTATCTATAT ATATGGTGAAGGATGGGACTTTGGTGAAGTTGCTAAAAATGGACGCGGAGTAAATGCTTCACAGTTCAATCTTTCTGGGACTGGAATTGGAAG TTTTAATGATCGAATTCGAGATGCAATGCTTGGCGGATCTCCATTTGGCCCTCCTCTTCAGCAGGGGTTTGTTACAGGCTTATTGCTACAg CCTAATGGTCATGACCATGGTACGAAAGCTGTTGAAGAACAAATGCTAGCTGCAGCAAAAGACCACATCCAG GTTGGTTTGGCTGCAAACTTGAGGGATTTTCAGCTAACCAACAGTGAGGGAAACAAG GTTAAGGGATCAGAAGTTAAAACTTACGATGGGACACCTGTTGCTTATGCATTATGCCCTACTGAAACA ATTAGTTATGTTTCTGCTCATGACAATGAAACCCTGTTTGACGTTGTGAGTTTGAAG ACCCCGATGGGAATTTCAGTAGATGAAAGATGTAGGATAAATCATTTGGCAACAAGTATAATTGCACTTGGACAG GGAATACCATTTTTCCACTGTGGTGATGAGATCCTGCGCTCAAAGTCACTTGATCGTGATTCGTACAACTCTGGTGATTGGCTCAACAG GATAGACTTCAGTTACAATTCTAATAATTGGGGTGTTGGCCTCCCtccaaaagagaaaaatgagaagaaCTGGCCACT AATAAGACCAAGATTGGCAGATCCATCCTTCAAGCCTCAAAAGAGTCACATCCTTGCTGCATTGGAGAACTTTTCAGATGTTTTACGTATTCAGTACTCTTCACCACTTTTTCGTTTGAGGACAGCAAATGCTATCCAG GAACGAATATGTTTTCATAATACTGGTCCCTCAGCCGTTCCTGGTGTTATTGTGATGAGCATTGAAGATGGCCATGAAGGTGTACCAGGGTTGTCCCAACTGGATTCTAA CTACTCTTACATTGTGGTGATCTTCAATTCAAGTCCAACTGAGGTCTCATTTGTCAGCCCTGCACTACAAGGAAAAAATCTTCAATTGCATCCTATACAG GTGAAATCAGTTGATGAAATAGTCAAGAACTCATCATATGAAGCAAACTCAGGATGCTTTGTGATACCCCCAAGGACAACATCTGTCTTTGTTGAGCCTCGGGCTACTTGA